TCTGTTTCATCAGTAGAAAGTATTAATGTTTTGGTAAATACTATGGACTAAATAAAATACATATCATTAGTTCGCATCCGTATATAGCGGTTTACGGCAAAAAGGGCAGCAAAGAAGCTGATCAGCAATCCGAACAGGACTACTACCCCGCTAACCATCAGCTCAACACGAAGGTTGTACAGATTAAAGTTGACGCCAAGGGCAATCTGAACATAATAGGCAGCAACACCAAGCAACGCCAGCGCTATTACAGCGGCAATGAGTCCGTTCCACAAATACCGCCACACAAACGCCCGGCGGATAAACCATGCCTTAGCGCCTACCAAACGCATGGTATTAATCACAAACCGCTTGGAATAAATACTCAACCGGATCGTATTATTCAGCAATACCGTCGAAATAAAGATCAGAATAGCCGCTATCCCCATCAGGAAATAGCCTGTCTTGGTTAAATTATCATTTACCAGCTGGATAATATCTTTTTGGTAAATAACCTGCTTCACGCCGGCATATTTTTTCAACCGTTTCTCGATATGGGACACACTGTCTGTATTAGCATAAAAAGAGGTCAGTTTCACTTCAAAAGAAGCCAGCAAAGGATTGTAGCCCAGAAAATCGGCAGGATTTTCTCCCAAATCGCGGATATGATCTTTTAAGGCCTGCTCCTTGCTGATATATTCATAGGATTTTACACCAGGCATTGTTTGAATCAATTGCTGCACCACCTGCAAATCATGCGGGGAAATGCTATCCTCGATGACAACTGACATGTTCACGTTTTCCTTCACATAGTTTGATACATCATTCCCAATAATAACCAGTATGGAGATGAGTCCTATGAGGAAAAGTACAAATGCAATACTTATCGTGGAGATAACATGCAAGTTAAAAAACCGCTTTTTTTGCCTTGATGCACGATGTGACATTCTCTTTCTGCTTTAACCGTGTTTCCTGTAAATGCTTCAGAATAATCCTTCCCGAAAACCGGGTTGGTTTCACGCCTGCAAAGATAGCGTTTTATGTCTGTTATTTATCCGAAGCTAACCAATCAATCGTTTATTGTTCTCTTTTTTTCCTGCATTTTCTGAAAAGCAAAAACAGACCACCCAGCACAAAGAGGATCAACAGGATAGAAGAAATCATCGAAATGGCATTTCCAAGTGAATATGATTTCGGATCAAACCGGAACATAATCTGATACTGACCTGCATTAAGCGCCATTGCGCGCAACAGGTAATCTGCTTTGACAAACGGCACCTTCTTCCCGTCAATATAAGCGTTCCATCCTTTGGGATAATAAATTTCCGAGAAGACAGCAATCTGGGGACTCTTTGACTGATAATCATAGACCAGTTTATTGGGTTCATATTTCTGCAGGGTAATTGTAGCTGTAGTATCGCTCCCGAATGACGATGGCAGAGTAGTTGCCACAGATTGTGTCACTACTGCCTCATGTTTGGTATCAATCTGTCCTACTTTCTGAAGGGCAGCTGCCTGATCGGGTACCGTAACGACTTTCCGGATCAGCCATTGGCTTCCGTTAGCATATGGATTAAGGATCGGGGGAGCCTGCGGATCGTAGATCAGGTATTTCATATCAAGCATATTCAACACTACCTGTGCTGCCAGGGGCTGTTGTATGTCTGCTGCTGTTTTGGCCTGTTTGAACGAACTAAAGATGGATTCAATTTCAGGAATCAGTTGTGCGTCTATCAAATCCTGATATTCGCGCAATTTTGCGCCATGATAACCTCCGATGCTCTTATGAAAATAGGAAGTCG
The sequence above is drawn from the Microbacter margulisiae genome and encodes:
- a CDS encoding cell division protein FtsX: MSHRASRQKKRFFNLHVISTISIAFVLFLIGLISILVIIGNDVSNYVKENVNMSVVIEDSISPHDLQVVQQLIQTMPGVKSYEYISKEQALKDHIRDLGENPADFLGYNPLLASFEVKLTSFYANTDSVSHIEKRLKKYAGVKQVIYQKDIIQLVNDNLTKTGYFLMGIAAILIFISTVLLNNTIRLSIYSKRFVINTMRLVGAKAWFIRRAFVWRYLWNGLIAAVIALALLGVAAYYVQIALGVNFNLYNLRVELMVSGVVVLFGLLISFFAALFAVNRYIRMRTNDMYFI